One region of Esox lucius isolate fEsoLuc1 chromosome 17, fEsoLuc1.pri, whole genome shotgun sequence genomic DNA includes:
- the cysltr3 gene encoding cysteinyl leukotriene receptor 2 codes for MTTLWLGSSNWLDSTVPPVTLPLGNHTPTELTGNQSCSSDDEVFKYRAYTVTYLLVFPIGFLTNSGALFVLLRLTPKRSASTIVMTNLALSDTFFSLTLPLRLAYYFRGARWDLPDWLCRLCVFCFYLNLYTSVLFLTCLSVLRWLAVLKPLQHRALATPLRTSLTCLGIWLFVGGSSVPFLSWGTRIRAGQTRCFEPGKLDDWKKIFALSYVGLTFGFLVPFATILICYGFIIRRLTGLTGTLGGGNPLTSPESRTHNHVRRHRQRRALHLVAMVICTFLICFLPYHVARSLHLHAVVGRWGCVATKSLQRVLVVTLCLAAANSVMNPLLYYCAGESFRASIRRASFARSLSSSFRQGSQPFTRITRRIKHSSPTMPGTPLASPLTLHLRDAQNPGEHGS; via the exons ATGACAA CTCTGTGGCTTGGTTCTTCCAACTGGTTGGACTCCACCGTTCCCCCAGTGACCCTTCCATTGGGTAACCACACGCCCACAGAATTGACTGGCAACCAGTCATGTAGCAGTGATGATGAGGTCTTTAAGTACCGAGCCTACACTGTCACCTACCTGCTAGTGTTCCCTATTGGGTTTCTTACCAACAGTGGAGCGCTGTTCGTGCTCCTGCGACTGACTCCCAAACGGTCTGCCTCCACTATCGTCATGACCAACCTCGCCCTGTCAGATACATTTTTCTCCCTCACCCTGCCGCTGCGACTGGCCTACTATTTTAGGGGGGCTCGATGGGACCTGCCAGACTGGCTCTGCCGACTTTGTGTGTTCTGCTTCTATCTCAACCTCTACACCAG CGTTCTATTTCTGACTTGTCTGAGCGTGCTCCGTTGGCTGGCTGTGCTAAAGCCTCTCCAACATCGAGCCTTGGCCACACCCCTCCGGACCTCACTGACGTGCTTGGGCATCTGGCTGTTCGTGGGTGGATCTTCAGTCCCGTTCCTCTCCTGGGGGACCAGGATTAGGGCGGGACAGACCCGCTGCTTCGAGCCCGGTAAGTTAGACGACTGGAAGAAGATCTTCGCCCTCAGCTACGTGGGTCTGACGTTCGGTTTCCTGGTGCCATTCGCCACCATCCTCATCTGCTACGGCTTCATCATCCGCCGACTGACGGGCTTGACCGGGACCCTCGGCGGCGGGAACCCGTTGACTAGCCCCGAGAGCCGGACGCATAACCATGTGAGACGTCACCGCCAGCGTCGGGCTCTGCATCTGGTTGCCATGGTGATCTGCACGTTTTTGATCTGCTTCCTGCCCTATCACGTGGCTCGCTCGCTGCACCTGCATGCGGTGGTGGGCAGGTGGGGCTGTGTTGCGACAAAGTCCCTGCAGCGGGTTTTGGTGGTGACGCTGTGTCTCGCAGCGGCCAACAGCGTCATGAATCCACTGCTGTACTACTGTGCTGGGGAGTCCTTCAGAGCGTCCATACGCAGAGCCTCATTCGCacgctccctctcctcctccttccgtCAGGGCAGCCAGCCGTTCACTCGCATAACGAGGAGGATAAAGCACTCCTCGCCCACAATGCCAGGCACACCCCTTGCTTCCCCTTTGACTCTTCACTTGCGTGACGCACAAAACCCTGGGGAACACGGTTCATAA